A single window of Tetrapisispora phaffii CBS 4417 chromosome 16, complete genome DNA harbors:
- the SDD3 gene encoding Sdd3p (similar to Saccharomyces cerevisiae YOL098C; ancestral locus Anc_3.93), translating into MTWKKLVSFQLEYAPQYKITKYVSEESHLQLVHIDHKTSPLVQGYFAVATECGNDSGVPHTLEHLIFMGSPKYPYKGLLDTVGNLCMSSTNAWTATDQTVYTLTSAGWTGFKKLLPMYLEHIINPTLTDDAYVTEVYHIDPDTLTDKGVVYSEMEAIETQNWFVTMLEKQRMMFPEGNGYRSETGGLTENLRNLTNEEIKQFHADYYKRENLCIIICGNLPEEELLATVSEWDNETMEPINSERPLMKRPFVESGISQIPQSRDEIVESVVEFPELDESQSELLFSWIGEPYDNYENDLATSILLDYLTETAIAPFNKILVEIEDPMANSVDYWTDDFSRTIINLSIHGVPTGRIDETKEKVLEIIKTHKIDLPRMKQMIDNGKWDYILRCEKNGDSVISQAVITDFIYGDKNGESLKRTLFDLSDFDAIFHWNEEKWQQLLNDIFINNKPVIVLGKPSKALYQLQEDRQSEIIIDREAECVADENRKPFLRKLLDKAILNNEKEIPSELFDRYTIEDPLNSVDLIETQGITLIDNFKDNGSDELTKNLLTLKPKDFPFFIHAEHFQSQFIEFHVLVNSWSVKDVELLPYFHIFNELFSLPMSLDDGSIMSYEEVITKLKNETVDSNISLGLQGSTTDLIDFRIRCKSLNYMEAVKWIKYCLYDMIFDEKRVGILLENYCNSIVELKREGDTMLESLKNRYIYNTRSMKKSVDALYVEDKLESILDDLEDGKFSSNILPKLEEMRKQLRENFANYQIIILGDISKILDNFFEPWNDLINEHKKHKPSDKRNNGIPEIPKHLELLTPLGNDLKQKAFIITTPASDSTYMSLVTKVKFNMDYSHPDYAAVSLASEYLQCVEGPFWKGIRGAGLAYGANMMGQTESNIWEFSIMRGTDIIKCFEIAKKIVNDYANNELNFEPKLLEGALSSIINRIATMESSYFSSAISKYIDQFLRKRGTDFNIKYLENLSNVGVDDLRYVTKKYLTNLFDVKNGAVFISCHPSKLEEIQKYLKANNYEIEVEELEDDEDDDNEEDEEDD; encoded by the coding sequence ATGACTTGGAAAAAATTGGTCAGCTTCCAGTTGGAATATGCCCcacaatataaaattacTAAATATGTGTCAGAAGAATCTCATTTACAATTAGTCCATATTGATCACAAGACTTCTCCTCTGGTCCAAGGTTATTTTGCTGTGGCTACAGAATGTGGTAATGACTCCGGTGTTCCACACACCTTAGAACATTTGATCTTCATGGGCTCTCCAAAATACCCATATAAAGGTTTATTGGATACCGTCGGAAACTTATGCATGTCATCGACAAATGCATGGACCGCGACAGATCAAACTGTATACACTCTAACTAGTGCAGGTTGGACAggttttaaaaaattgttgCCAATGTACTTGGAACACATTATAAATCCTACATTAACTGATGACGCTTACGTCACGGAAGTTTATCATATTGACCCAGACACTTTGACTGATAAAGGTGTTGTGTATAGTGAGATGGAAGCCATTGAAACTCAAAATTGGTTTGTTACAATGTTGGAGAAGCAACGAATGATGTTCCCAGAAGGCAATGGATACCGTTCTGAAACTGGTGGTTTGACAGAAAACTTAAGAAACTTAACTAATGAGGAAATCAAACAATTTCATGCAGATTACTATAAAAGAGAAAATTTATGTATTATAATATGTGGTAATCTtccagaagaagaattgtTGGCCACAGTATCCGAATGGGATAATGAGACAATGGAACCAATAAACAGTGAGAGACCCTTAATGAAAAGGCCTTTTGTTGAATCTGGGATATCCCAAATTCCCCAATCAAGAGATGAGATCGTCGAATCTGTTGTTGAATTTCCAGAATTAGATGAGAGTCAAAGCGAACTATTGTTTTCTTGGATTGGTGAACCATATGATAATTATGAAAATGACTTAGCCACATCTATCTTGTTAGATTATTTAACAGAGACTGCCATCGCGccatttaataaaatattagtAGAAATTGAGGATCCAATGGCAAATTCTGTTGATTACTGGACTGATGATTTCAGCagaacaataataaatttaagtATTCATGGTGTACCAACAGGAAGAATCGATGAAACTAAGGAAAAGGTAttagaaattattaaaacacataaaattgatttacCAAGAATGAAACAAATGATTGATAACGGCAAATGGGATTACATACTTAGATGTGAAAAAAATGGTGATTCAGTTATATCGCAAGCCGTTATTACTGACTTCATATATGGTGATAAAAATGGCGAATCCTTGAAGAGAacattatttgatttgtCTGATTTCGATGCTATTTTTCACTGGAATGAAGAAAAGTGGCAACAGTTActaaatgatatttttattaataataaaccaGTTATTGTTTTGGGTAAGCCCAGTAAAGCATTATATCAATTACAGGAAGACAGGCAATcagaaattattattgatagGGAAGCAGAATGTGTAGCTGATGAAAACAGAAAACCATTTCtaagaaaattattagataaagctatattgaataatgaGAAAGAAATTCCTAGTGAATTATTTGACCGCTATACTATTGAAGATCCTCTAAATAGTgttgatttaattgaaacCCAAGGTATCACACTAATAGACAATTTCAAAGATAATGGCAGTGATGAATTGACTAAAAACCTATTAACTTTGAAACCAAAAGATTTCCCTTTTTTCATTCATGCAGAGCACTTTCAATCGcaatttattgaatttcatGTTTTGGTAAACTCTTGGTCAGTAAAGGATGTCGAGTTATTGCCTTATTTTCACATTTTTAACgaattgttttctttacCAATGAGTTTGGATGATGGATCTATAATGTCATATGAAGAAGTTATcacaaaattaaagaatgaAACAGTTGACTCAAATATTTCGTTAGGTTTGCAAGGTTCTACAACTGATTTGATTGATTTTAGAATTCGATGTAAATCATTGAATTATATGGAGGCTGTCAAATGgattaaatattgtttgtATGATATGatttttgatgaaaaaaGAGTTGGTATTcttttagaaaattattGTAATTCTATTGTTGAATTAAAAAGAGAAGGTGACACTATGCTTGAGTCATTAAAAaacagatatatttataatactAGATCAATGAAAAAATCAGTAGATGCTTTATATGTGGAGGATAAACTTGAATCGATTTTAGATGATTTGGAAGATGGTAAATTTagttcaaatattttaccaaAACTTGAAGAAATGAGAAAACAATTGAGAGAAAATTTTGCTAATTAccaaattattattttaggTGATATCTCTAAAATACTTGATAACTTTTTTGAACCTTGgaatgatttaataaatgaacaTAAAAAGCATAAGCCATCCGATAAACGGAATAACGGTATTCCGGAAATTCCAAAGCACTTAGAATTGTTAACTCCGTTAGGAAATGATCTAAAACAAAAAgcatttattattactacaCCTGCTTCCGATTCAACATACATGAGTTTAGTAACGAAAgtaaaatttaatatggATTATTCTCACCCAGATTATGCGGCAGTGTCTTTAGCATCTGAATATTTACAATGTGTTGAAGGTCCTTTCTGGAAAGGTATCCGTGGTGCAGGTTTAGCCTATGGTGCGAACATGATGGGTCAAACTGAGAGTAATATTTGGGAATTTAGTATCATGAGAGGTACAGATATCATTAAATGTTTCGAAATTGCAAAGAAAATTGTTAATGATTATgcaaataatgaattgaacTTTGAGCCAAAATTATTGGAAGGTGCATTGAGTAGTATCATTAACAGAATAGCAACTATGGAAAGTAGTTATTTCAGTTCAGCGATTTCTAAGTATATTGATCAGTTCTTGAGAAAAAGGGGAACTGATTTCAACataaaatatcttgaaaATTTGTCCAACGTTGGAGTCGATGATTTAAGATATGTCACAAAGAAATACTTGACAAATCTATTTGATGTCAAGAATGGCGCTGTGTTTATTAGTTGTCATCCGAGTAAGTTagaagaaattcaaaagtaTTTAAAAGCTAATAATTACGAAATTGAAGTTGAAGAGTTAGAGGACGACGAAGATGATGACAATGAGGAAGATGAGGAAGatgattaa
- the PKH2 gene encoding serine/threonine protein kinase PKH2 (similar to Saccharomyces cerevisiae PKH1 (YDR490C) and PKH2 (YOL100W); ancestral locus Anc_3.92): protein MKGNTVVNSNSRPLLPSDEEVLTKKLEGQYKNKVRIQSTVKHVNDKEISPHKRSTSNINLYNPDVLVPGKGERALTDTNNFIQMYNKQHKLQNLNDLSQESIIESNEYNLSENNSDGQGSVNNDSEAISLGSIEVSDIKNTSVNEEVVDEDQITEDEDSSSDLSDPEQLKMRKKYEQAKKLSSNEPSNKKESHLDEEMSLSDKLKSQREKWAERGAAKIVRNVADPKTGEITKQTISKGINDFKFGEVIGDGSYSTVMLATSIESNQKYAVKVLNKEYLIRQKKVKYVNVEKNTLQRLNNSRTVVKLFFTFQDEAHLYFLLEYAPNGDFLSVMKKYGTLNEECACYYGAQIIDAIHFIHSKGIIHRDIKPENILLDGDMKVKLTDFGTAKILDPVTKVNNNNSKTATFDLLTRSKSFVGTAEYVTPELLNDSYTDYRCDIWAFGCILFQMIAGKPPFKATNEYLTFQKVMKVQYAFTAGFPVVIRDLVKKILLKQPSQRLTISAIKAHHFFNDKNFSDGSIWDDNPPEIQPYKINAKSMQPVPELKTTPGKRHLLSIPKRPSSRPNYVPSTPVSSAKSSTSDISTKNTKTSSEKTSSTNVYQYKKSIWCETFKRCSISSISSVGEKATPSISGHKIKSRVNSSNSTKSNLTSKSSQIAPEKSKPHGIPKSPSTPVLNNYMRSSNTTPVSSPGSRILSSNEETRPLNSTIESAMELTQFLIDPQEKIIKEGDIYLTVMDSNTLEKRVHKSRGHILDPQSFGAARTTLLSQAARSGGVAGLRNESNPINLSENRYYIDHSCDLKTIAADYKIPGGSLYIKEEDNSISGSKSPSPSINMDERGFGKFKKLFHKQDHSNEPIFMELSYKRKFVLTSYGRLLILAKNVDDESHSNGVYQLMTNILLSQTGLKIKELVIPSEIENGYLNLGAIITPFKSFVFCCTKQDTSSWFINFRNSIKMNHDRMVLLSSSKSNTARDNTPSLTPSVSGTKEKSESSTTTSLDPGMKSPKIVTPTPHKSYANTPPSPGSPRVGRPNRLFDSFVSSREKSKKNINPVPASTKLANGLPIKSDHSFVGLGLSSLQSKISRHNTPHPSTSSFTRTSNNGKRSSTPTPTSTALGEKTLR from the coding sequence CTTACTGatactaataattttattcagATGTATAACAAACAGCATaaacttcaaaatttaaacgACTTATCTCAAGAAAGTATCATTGAAAGCAACGAATATAATTTAAGCGAAAACAATAGTGATGGCCAAGGTTCTGTCAATAACGACTCCGAGGCGATTTCGTTGGGAAGCATAGAAGTCTCTGATATCAAGAATACATCGGTGAATGAAGAGGTCGTTGATGAAGATCAAATAACTGAAGATGAAGACAGCAGCAGTGATTTATCCGATCCAGAGCAATTAAAGATGAGAAAGAAATATGAACAAGcgaaaaaattatcaagtAATGAGCCaagtaataaaaaagaGTCACATTTAGATGAAGAAATGAGTTTGAGTGACAAATTAAAAAGTCAAAGAGAAAAATGGGCTGAGAGAGGTGCTGCGAAGATTGTACGAAACGTTGCTGACCCTAAGACAGGTGAAATTACAAAACAAACAATAAGTAAAGGTATTAATGACTTCAAGTTTGGAGAGGTAATCGGTGATGGTTCGTATTCAACTGTAATGTTAGCTAcatcaattgaatcaaatCAAAAGTATGCCGTCAAAGTGCTCAATAAAGAGTACTTAATACGTCAGAAGAAGGTCAAGTATGTTAATGTCGAAAAGAACACTTTGCAACGTCTGAATAATTCAAGAACGGTTGTAAAACTATTTTTTACTTTTCAAGATGAAGCTCACCTTTACTTCTTATTAGAATATGCACCAAATGGTGATTTCTTATCAGTTATGAAGAAATACGGTACTTTAAATGAAGAGTGCGCTTGCTATTATGGTGCACAGATAATAGATGCAATTCATTTTATACATTCTAAAGGAATCATACATAGAGACATAAAACCAGAAAACATTTTATTAGATGGAGATATGAAAGTTAAATTAACAGATTTTGGTACAGCCAAAATTTTAGATCCTGTAACAAAggtaaataataataattctaaGACTGCAACTTTTGATCTTCTGACAAGATCTAAATCATTTGTTGGAACAGCCGAATACGTTACTCCTGAACTTTTAAATGATTCATATACTGACTACAGATGTGATATATGGGCATTTGGGTGTATATTATTCCAAATGATAGCAGGTAAACCTCCATTTAAAGCGACTAACGAATATTTGACTTTTCAAAAAGTGATGAAAGTACAATATGCATTTACAGCGGGGTTTCCAGTTGTGATTCGTGATTTAGTTAAAAAGATCCTGTTGAAACAGCCTAGCCAAAGACTAACAATCTCGGCAATAAAAGCTCaccatttttttaatgataaaaatttcagTGATGGATCAATTTGGGATGATAACCCACCAGAAATCCAACCATACAAAATAAATGCAAAATCTATGCAGCCTGTTCCAGAATTGAAGACAACTCCAGGAAAGAGGCATTTGTTATCTATTCCTAAAAGACCTTCATCACGCCCGAATTATGTGCCTTCTACACCTGTATCATCTGCCAAATCAAGCACTAGTGATATTTCAACTAAGAATACAAAAACATCAAGTGAGAAAACTTCATCAACAAATGTTTACCAATACAAGAAGAGCATCTGGTGTGAGACATTCAAGCGGTGCAGCATCAGCAGCATCAGCAGCGTTGGTGAAAAAGCAACTCCATCTATCTCAGGTCACAAAATTAAGTCACGAGTGAACTCATCAAATTCAACTAAATCAAACTTAACAAGTAAATCTTCTCAAATTGCACCAGAAAAAAGCAAACCTCATGGGATACCAAAGTCACCATCAACACCagtattaaataattacatGCGTTCTTCTAATACCACTCCAGTAAGTAGTCCAGGATCCAGAATCCTTTCTTCGAATGAAGAGACCAGACCACTGAATTCTACAATAGAATCTGCTATGGAATTAAcacaatttttaattgatcCACAAgagaaaattattaaagaagGAGACATATATTTAACGGTTATGGACTCTAACACGTTGGAAAAGCGTGTGCATAAATCTCGCGGTCATATTTTAGACCCACAAAGTTTCGGAGCTGCAAGAACTACCCTTTTATCGCAGGCCGCTAGGAGTGGGGGTGTGGCAGGTCTAAGGAACGAGTCAAATCCTATCAATTTGTCAGAAAACAGATATTATATCGATCATAGTTGtgatttgaaaacaatCGCTGCAGATTATAAAATACCGGGCGGttccttatatataaaagaagaagataacTCTATATCTGGGTCTAAATCACCATCACCATCCATAAATATGGATGAAAGAGGCTTTGGCAAATTTAAGAAACTGTTTCATAAGCAAGATCACTCAAATGAACCTATTTTCATGGAATTAAGCTACAAGAGAAAATTTGTATTAACTTCATATGGTCGTTTATTAATACTAGCGAAGAATGTTGATGATGAATCTCATTCTAACGGAGTTTACCAACTTATGACCAATATTCTACTTTCACAAACTGGGCTGAAGATAAAAGAACTTGTTATTCCATCAGAAATAGAAAATGGTTACTTAAATTTAGGAGCAATAATTACACCTTTCAAATCATTTGTATTTTGCTGCACTAAACAAGACACATCTTCATGGTTTATCAACTTTCGTAATAGCATCAAAATGAACCACGATAGAATggttttattatcatccTCTAAGAGTAACACAGCTCGAGATAATACACCATCTTTAACACCATCTGTTAGTGgcacaaaagaaaaatctGAGTCTTCAACAACTACCTCCTTAGATCCCGGGATGAAAAGCCCAAAAATTGTGACTCCAACTCCACACAAATCTTATGCAAACACCCCTCCAAGTCCAGGTAGTCCTCGTGTTGGAAGACCAAACAGGTTATTTGACTCATTTGTAAGTTCAAGGGAgaaatcaaagaaaaatattaatccTGTCCCAGCTTCAACAAAATTAGCAAATGGATTGCCAATCAAATCAGATCATAGCTTTGTAGGCCTAGGATTATCTTCGTTACAAAGTAAAATTTCAAGACATAACACGCCACATCCTTCCACATCATCATTTACTAGAACAAGTAATAATGGTAAAAGGTCATCGACACCAACGCCTACCTCGACAGCTCTAGGAGAAAAAACTTTAAGATga